From Cognatishimia activa, one genomic window encodes:
- a CDS encoding SDR family NAD(P)-dependent oxidoreductase — protein MKMSETAAVITGAASGLGEATARQFASQGAKVTILDRDVEKGQVIAAEIGGTFVETDVTSEESVKAAIEAAKSAMGKITAAVNCAGIAPASKTVGRDGAHPLGLFQKTIDINLVGSFNVARLAAEAMSENEADEDGARGVIINTASIAAMDGQKGQVAYAASKGGIVGLSLPMARDLGRSGIRVMAIAPGIFKTPMLIGLGQEIMDGLAKDVTCPPRLGEPNEYARLAQFIVECGYLNGEVIRLDGALRMQ, from the coding sequence ATGAAAATGTCTGAAACAGCTGCCGTCATCACCGGTGCCGCCTCTGGTCTTGGCGAGGCCACAGCCCGGCAATTCGCAAGCCAAGGGGCGAAGGTCACCATTCTGGATCGCGATGTTGAAAAAGGCCAAGTTATTGCAGCGGAAATCGGCGGTACCTTTGTTGAAACCGATGTAACCAGCGAAGAGTCGGTTAAGGCGGCGATTGAAGCAGCGAAATCCGCGATGGGTAAAATCACTGCCGCCGTGAACTGTGCAGGCATTGCGCCTGCTTCCAAAACTGTTGGCCGTGATGGCGCGCACCCTCTCGGCCTGTTTCAAAAGACCATTGATATCAACCTTGTAGGCTCTTTCAACGTTGCGCGTCTGGCGGCGGAAGCCATGTCAGAGAATGAGGCGGACGAAGATGGCGCGCGCGGTGTGATCATCAACACCGCGTCTATCGCAGCCATGGATGGTCAGAAGGGCCAGGTAGCTTATGCAGCCTCCAAAGGTGGCATTGTGGGGCTTTCTTTGCCAATGGCGCGTGATCTGGGGCGGTCTGGTATCCGCGTCATGGCCATCGCGCCGGGGATTTTCAAAACCCCGATGTTGATCGGCCTGGGTCAGGAGATCATGGACGGTCTCGCGAAAGACGTCACTTGTCCGCCGCGTTTGGGTGAGCCAAATGAATACGCGCGACTGGCGCAGTTCATTGTTGAATGCGGCTATCTGAACGGCGAAGTGATCCGCCTCGATGGCGCGTTGCGCATGCAATAA